In one window of Prevotella sp. E13-17 DNA:
- a CDS encoding inositol-3-phosphate synthase has translation MKQSTVKPAEGKLGIMVVGNGAVATTFMTGVLMARKGLTKPIGSMTQYDKMRVGRGADAKYLKYDEIVPMAKLDDIVFGCWDVYPQNAFQSAMYCEVLKEKDIMPVRDELEKIVPMPAAFDKNYAKRLDGDNVKDCKTRWEMVEQLREDIRNFKAANNCARIVVLWAASTEIYVPVYEPVHGTLEALEKAMKADDREHVAPSMCYAYAALTEGAPFIMGAPNTTVDIPAMWELAEKTKMPIAGKDFKTGQTLVKSGFSPIIGTRCLGLSGWFSTNILGNRDGLVLDEPANFRTKEVSKLSTLETILRPDLQPDLYGHGNDEDTQYYHKVRINYYPPRNDNKEGWDNIDIFGWMGYPMQIKINFLCRDSILAAPLCLDLCLLTDLAARAGRYGIQRFLSFFLKSPMHDYTKGELPVNHLYQQYTMLKNAIREMGGYEADEELD, from the coding sequence ATGAAACAATCAACTGTAAAGCCTGCCGAGGGTAAACTCGGCATCATGGTTGTGGGAAATGGTGCTGTCGCCACAACATTCATGACTGGTGTTCTGATGGCCCGCAAAGGACTGACCAAGCCCATCGGCTCGATGACGCAATACGACAAGATGCGCGTCGGCCGTGGTGCAGATGCAAAGTATCTGAAGTATGATGAGATTGTGCCAATGGCAAAGCTCGATGACATCGTGTTTGGCTGTTGGGATGTCTATCCTCAGAATGCTTTTCAGAGTGCCATGTATTGCGAAGTCCTTAAAGAGAAGGACATTATGCCAGTACGTGACGAGCTCGAAAAGATTGTCCCGATGCCTGCCGCCTTCGATAAGAACTATGCCAAAAGACTTGACGGTGACAACGTGAAGGACTGCAAGACACGTTGGGAGATGGTGGAACAGTTGCGTGAAGACATCCGCAACTTCAAGGCAGCCAACAACTGTGCACGTATTGTGGTGCTCTGGGCTGCTTCAACTGAGATCTATGTGCCAGTCTATGAGCCAGTACACGGAACGCTCGAAGCACTTGAAAAGGCGATGAAGGCCGATGATCGCGAACACGTTGCTCCCTCTATGTGTTATGCTTATGCAGCGCTGACCGAGGGTGCTCCATTCATTATGGGCGCTCCAAACACCACTGTCGATATTCCTGCAATGTGGGAACTGGCAGAAAAGACCAAGATGCCTATTGCCGGTAAAGACTTTAAGACTGGCCAGACATTGGTGAAGAGTGGCTTCTCGCCCATCATCGGAACACGCTGTCTGGGACTGAGCGGATGGTTCTCGACCAACATTTTGGGTAATCGCGATGGTCTTGTGCTCGACGAACCAGCCAACTTCCGTACGAAGGAGGTCTCAAAACTGTCAACGCTTGAGACCATTCTGCGTCCTGATCTGCAACCTGATCTCTACGGACACGGCAACGATGAGGATACGCAGTATTATCATAAGGTGCGCATCAACTATTATCCTCCACGTAATGACAATAAGGAAGGCTGGGATAATATCGACATCTTTGGTTGGATGGGCTATCCCATGCAGATTAAAATCAACTTCCTCTGTCGCGACTCCATCCTGGCAGCACCACTCTGCCTGGACCTCTGTCTGCTGACCGACTTGGCTGCTCGTGCTGGTCGTTATGGCATTCAACGCTTCCTCAGCTTCTTCCTGAAGAGCCCAATGCATGACTATACAAAAGGTGAACTCCCCGTCAACCACCTCTATCAGCAATATACGATGCTGAAAAATGCCATCCGTGAGATGGGAGGCTATGAGGCCGACGAAGAGCTTGACTGA
- a CDS encoding FMN-binding protein — protein MKSKMTLVSAASLLMLATMFQSAKPDEVMTKQDGMYVVNTTTLGKKVTGYVGATPLKVYIQKNKVVKIEALKNQETPKFFAKVKREMLGKWNGMKVNDALNAKVDGVTGATFSSEAVKDNVRLALEYYKKNK, from the coding sequence ATGAAAAGTAAAATGACACTTGTCAGCGCAGCCTCGCTGCTGATGCTGGCCACCATGTTTCAAAGCGCAAAACCCGACGAAGTAATGACCAAACAAGACGGCATGTACGTGGTCAACACAACCACACTGGGCAAGAAAGTGACAGGCTATGTGGGCGCAACCCCTCTGAAGGTCTATATACAAAAGAACAAAGTGGTTAAGATTGAGGCCCTGAAGAACCAGGAAACACCTAAGTTCTTTGCGAAAGTGAAGCGAGAGATGCTGGGCAAATGGAACGGCATGAAAGTCAATGATGCCTTGAACGCTAAAGTTGATGGCGTCACTGGTGCCACATTCTCTTCTGAGGCAGTGAAGGACAATGTTCGATTGGCACTGGAGTACTACAAGAAGAACAAGTAA
- a CDS encoding M6 family metalloprotease domain-containing protein: MKRIPAFLIGAIFPLLLTAQNVERGGCMPDFDTEATHQHRARKKLPPIKKDWDSTRVYKHPVVLLNFKGDSTYFTQKHTKAYYDSLFNAHGFNERDGKGCIADYFREQSNGLLNLKFDVFGPYEVSQKAQGRKNPTENTKDYNKEALGEALNAFVAENADLDFSQYDWNGDKSIEQVIFVYAGTSGNINSPLCWGHIWPHTSFLDTTITTKSGYQLSDYTCSGEIWPNNVSYGLGTICHEYSHFLGLPDLYPVNLWQYTAVDEWDLMDGGNFTNYGWCPPNYSPMLKMLLGWAKPIELTNPTSIVNLKPVSQGGECYKISHSDNEFYLLENRQWEGWDAGLPGKGLVIYHVYYLPIEWAGNTVNNTKGQLHYELVNADDLNYNEWDQLLTQRGLARSPYRNKRNMNNYHLSSSAYPCITDSTSTWNDSLTNTSVPASVMITKNAAAETLLSKAITDIRMTEEGLISFNFMGGDPAILEVKHPKTSRNPALCYQLDGTIRHQTGKKGIFIIRKENGEIIKFIR; the protein is encoded by the coding sequence ATGAAAAGGATTCCCGCCTTTTTGATAGGGGCAATTTTTCCCCTTCTTCTCACGGCGCAGAACGTTGAGAGAGGTGGCTGTATGCCAGACTTCGATACAGAAGCAACGCATCAGCACCGTGCAAGAAAGAAGCTTCCTCCTATCAAAAAGGATTGGGATTCCACTCGTGTGTATAAACACCCGGTAGTGCTTTTGAACTTCAAAGGCGACTCTACCTATTTCACCCAGAAACACACCAAAGCCTATTACGACTCGCTTTTTAATGCTCATGGCTTCAACGAGCGTGATGGCAAAGGTTGTATTGCCGACTATTTCCGTGAACAGTCGAATGGCTTATTAAACCTAAAATTCGACGTCTTTGGTCCTTATGAGGTTTCACAGAAAGCACAAGGCAGAAAGAACCCGACAGAAAACACCAAAGACTATAATAAAGAAGCCTTAGGAGAAGCCCTGAATGCTTTTGTGGCAGAGAATGCAGACTTGGATTTTAGTCAATATGACTGGAACGGCGACAAAAGCATAGAGCAAGTCATCTTTGTATATGCAGGCACCAGTGGCAATATCAATAGTCCCTTATGCTGGGGCCACATCTGGCCACACACCAGCTTTTTAGACACCACCATTACCACAAAAAGCGGCTATCAACTTTCAGACTATACTTGCAGCGGAGAGATATGGCCTAACAATGTTTCTTACGGCTTAGGCACTATTTGTCATGAATACAGCCACTTTTTGGGATTACCCGACCTTTACCCTGTGAATCTTTGGCAGTATACTGCCGTCGATGAATGGGACCTGATGGACGGTGGCAACTTCACAAACTACGGATGGTGCCCGCCCAACTACTCTCCCATGCTGAAGATGCTGCTGGGATGGGCCAAGCCTATTGAGTTGACCAATCCGACAAGCATCGTCAACTTGAAACCTGTTTCGCAAGGTGGTGAGTGCTACAAAATCAGCCATTCGGACAACGAGTTCTACCTGTTGGAAAACAGGCAATGGGAAGGATGGGATGCAGGATTGCCAGGGAAAGGACTGGTGATTTATCACGTCTATTACCTTCCCATCGAATGGGCAGGAAATACCGTAAACAACACAAAAGGCCAACTGCACTACGAACTTGTGAATGCCGACGACCTGAACTACAATGAATGGGATCAACTATTGACACAAAGAGGCTTAGCCCGTAGTCCTTACCGAAACAAGCGGAATATGAATAACTATCATCTGAGTTCTTCTGCCTACCCCTGTATAACAGATTCGACCTCGACTTGGAATGACAGTCTGACTAATACCTCTGTTCCTGCCAGCGTGATGATTACCAAGAACGCTGCTGCCGAGACGCTGTTGTCTAAGGCTATCACGGACATACGCATGACGGAAGAGGGCCTCATCTCTTTTAACTTCATGGGGGGAGACCCAGCAATACTGGAAGTAAAACACCCCAAAACCAGTCGTAACCCAGCCCTTTGCTATCAGCTTGACGGCACTATACGCCATCAAACGGGCAAGAAGGGGATTTTTATCATCAGGAAAGAGAATGGAGAAATAATAAAATTCATAAGATAG
- a CDS encoding DUF5686 family protein: MKRITQELRMSAILLMMLMLMVAVETQAQITGHVVDATNGQPVSMASIIYRSNKVAVRADSLGCFSIERHHGWRLTVSAVGYNPKVINIDSKTPATLIVRLKPNSKVLEEVTVSSKKRSKYSRKNNPAVELMKKVIAARKKTDIKTHDYYQYNNYQKIMFGLNDLKLDTLESKLFQRHPWLLNQVEVSAYNNKLILPLSVDEKVTQEIYRRDPHTEKSIIKGETSTGVNDLFQTGDIINQVLTECFTDIDIYEDDIRLFQYPFTSPIGKDAISFYRYYITDTTMVGTDRCIQLDFTPNNQQDFGFRGRLFVLDDSSYQVKRCELTIPKTSSVNWVENMQSIQEYTKQPNGDWVLTVDDMMVELYLSKLLSKFIVVRTTRHSDYDFTEVPRQLLRGKKKILKDAYAEMQDDDFWAKYRQVELTKSESSMDSFVKNLQQLKGFKYAIFALRALVENFVDTGTKEHPSKVDIGPINTIVSQNFYDKWRLRASAQTTANLHPHLFLKGYYARGMESNQNYYDAQLTYTFNRPGYLPREFPRKALYVESMRDVMLASDKFIQTDKDNLFTSLKFAEMDKMFLYNRQQVGVDYEMEWGLKLFGNVKTEKLQPIGNLSFTTLHDMDDPTQYYKQPKMTGLGRQSLRYTEATVGFRLAPGETFINTKQHRWPLSLDAPVFRLQHTMGFDGVLGGQYRYNFTEGEFYKRFWLPMNWGKFGVRTKFGAQWNQVPYPLLIMPVANLGYVLEDETFNLINNMEFLNDRYISVMADWDLNGKLFNRIPFLKRLKWREFISAKMLWGSLSDKNNPFLEENQSSDILMMFPDGSHVMDKSRPYWEVSVGIHNIFKLLHVEYIRRLSYNELPTAHKQIVKFTFRASF; the protein is encoded by the coding sequence ATGAAAAGGATAACACAAGAATTAAGAATGTCAGCCATCTTGCTCATGATGCTGATGCTGATGGTAGCTGTTGAAACACAGGCTCAAATTACAGGACACGTAGTAGATGCCACTAATGGTCAGCCTGTTTCAATGGCTAGCATCATTTATCGTAGCAATAAGGTGGCTGTTCGCGCTGATAGCTTGGGATGTTTTAGTATTGAACGTCATCATGGGTGGCGTCTGACGGTCAGCGCTGTTGGTTATAATCCCAAAGTGATAAATATAGATAGTAAGACGCCTGCAACTCTTATTGTTCGTTTGAAGCCTAACTCAAAAGTGCTTGAGGAGGTGACGGTCAGCTCGAAGAAAAGGTCAAAGTATAGTCGAAAGAATAATCCTGCCGTGGAGTTGATGAAGAAAGTGATTGCGGCAAGGAAAAAGACAGATATCAAAACTCACGACTATTACCAGTATAATAACTATCAGAAGATCATGTTCGGACTGAATGATCTGAAGTTAGATACACTCGAGTCGAAGTTGTTTCAGCGTCATCCTTGGTTGCTTAATCAGGTGGAAGTGAGTGCTTACAATAACAAACTCATCTTGCCGCTCTCGGTCGATGAGAAGGTTACGCAAGAAATCTACCGTCGCGACCCGCATACAGAGAAAAGTATTATCAAAGGAGAGACATCAACGGGCGTCAACGACCTGTTTCAGACGGGCGACATCATCAACCAAGTACTGACCGAATGTTTCACGGATATTGATATTTACGAGGATGATATCCGCCTGTTCCAATATCCCTTTACCAGTCCTATCGGGAAAGACGCTATTTCTTTTTACCGCTATTACATTACAGATACAACGATGGTTGGTACTGATCGCTGTATCCAGTTAGACTTTACACCAAATAATCAACAGGACTTTGGCTTCCGTGGACGTTTGTTTGTGCTTGACGATTCAAGCTATCAGGTGAAACGTTGCGAACTGACTATTCCCAAGACCAGCAGCGTGAACTGGGTTGAGAATATGCAGAGCATACAAGAATACACCAAGCAGCCGAATGGCGACTGGGTGCTCACGGTCGATGATATGATGGTAGAGCTCTATCTCTCTAAGCTATTATCGAAGTTTATTGTCGTACGTACGACGCGCCATAGCGACTATGATTTCACAGAGGTGCCCCGCCAATTGTTGAGAGGCAAGAAGAAAATACTAAAGGATGCCTATGCCGAAATGCAGGATGATGATTTCTGGGCAAAATACCGTCAGGTGGAACTGACAAAGAGTGAAAGCTCAATGGATAGCTTTGTTAAGAACCTGCAGCAACTCAAAGGATTTAAGTATGCCATCTTTGCCCTAAGAGCACTTGTGGAGAACTTTGTGGATACAGGTACCAAAGAACACCCCTCGAAAGTGGATATCGGTCCTATCAACACGATCGTCTCGCAGAATTTCTATGATAAGTGGCGTCTGCGTGCCTCTGCCCAGACAACTGCCAATCTGCATCCTCACCTTTTCCTGAAAGGTTACTATGCCCGTGGCATGGAGTCGAACCAGAACTACTACGATGCCCAGCTAACCTATACGTTCAACCGCCCAGGTTATCTGCCTCGAGAGTTCCCTCGTAAAGCATTATACGTAGAGTCAATGCGCGATGTGATGCTGGCAAGCGATAAGTTTATTCAGACGGACAAAGATAATCTGTTCACCTCGCTGAAGTTTGCTGAGATGGACAAAATGTTCCTTTACAACAGACAGCAGGTGGGCGTTGACTATGAAATGGAGTGGGGACTGAAACTCTTCGGTAATGTGAAAACCGAGAAGTTGCAGCCTATTGGCAACTTGTCGTTCACAACACTTCATGACATGGATGATCCTACACAGTATTATAAGCAGCCAAAGATGACGGGATTGGGTCGCCAGTCCCTGCGCTATACGGAGGCTACCGTTGGGTTCCGACTGGCTCCAGGCGAGACTTTTATCAACACCAAACAGCACCGTTGGCCACTTTCTCTTGATGCACCCGTGTTCCGTTTGCAGCACACGATGGGCTTTGATGGCGTGTTAGGGGGACAATATCGTTACAACTTCACTGAGGGTGAGTTCTATAAGCGCTTCTGGTTGCCCATGAACTGGGGAAAGTTTGGCGTCAGAACCAAGTTCGGTGCCCAGTGGAATCAAGTACCTTATCCCTTGCTGATCATGCCTGTGGCCAACTTAGGCTATGTGCTTGAGGACGAGACATTCAACTTGATTAATAATATGGAGTTCCTGAATGACCGTTACATCTCCGTGATGGCCGACTGGGATTTAAATGGTAAACTGTTTAATCGCATTCCTTTCCTCAAGCGACTGAAGTGGCGTGAGTTTATCAGTGCTAAGATGTTGTGGGGTAGTTTGTCTGACAAGAATAATCCTTTCTTGGAAGAAAATCAGTCGAGCGACATCCTGATGATGTTCCCCGATGGCAGTCATGTGATGGATAAGAGCAGACCTTACTGGGAGGTCTCTGTAGGAATACATAACATTTTCAAACTCCTCCATGTGGAGTATATCCGGCGACTCAGCTATAATGAGTTGCCAACTGCTCATAAACAGATTGTGAAATTCACGTTTAGGGCATCGTTCTAA
- a CDS encoding fumarate hydratase yields the protein MATPVEFKYAPMFQLGEDKTEYRLLSKEGISVGQFEGKEIVKVSKEALTLLAQQAFHDVEFMLRREHNLQVAQILNDPEASENDKYVALQFLRNADVAAKGVLPFCQDTGTAIIHGEKGQQVWTGFEDEEALSLGVFNTFTQDNLRYSQNAPLNMYDEVNTRCNLPAQIDIEATEGAEYKFVMVAKGGGSANKTYFYPMTKATIQNEGTLIPFLVEKMKSLGTAACPPYHIAFVIGGTSAEKNLLTVKLASIKYYDSLPTTGDETGRAFRDVDLEKKLLEEAHKIGLGAQFGGKYLAHDIRVVRLPRHGASCPIGMGVSCSADRNIKAKINKDGIWLEKMDSNPCELIPAEYAKPGEGAKGIEINLNEGIDAVRKELSKYPVSTRVNLKGTIIVARDIAHAKLKARLDAGEGMPEYFKKYPVLYAGPAKTPEGYPCGSMGPTTANRMDPYVDEFQANGASLVMIAKGNRSQVVTDACKKHGGFYLGTIGGVAAVLSQSSIKSIECVEYPELGMEAIWKIDVEDFPAFILVDDKGNDFFQTLKPWTPCQK from the coding sequence ATGGCAACACCTGTTGAATTCAAGTACGCCCCTATGTTTCAGTTGGGCGAGGACAAGACCGAGTATAGACTTTTGAGCAAGGAAGGCATAAGCGTCGGCCAGTTTGAAGGTAAAGAGATTGTAAAAGTATCAAAGGAAGCCCTGACATTGTTAGCTCAGCAAGCATTCCACGACGTAGAGTTCATGTTGCGCCGTGAGCACAATCTGCAGGTGGCTCAGATTCTGAACGATCCTGAAGCCTCAGAGAACGACAAATATGTGGCGCTGCAATTCCTGCGCAATGCCGATGTGGCAGCCAAGGGCGTACTGCCTTTCTGCCAGGATACAGGTACTGCAATCATCCACGGCGAGAAGGGTCAGCAGGTGTGGACAGGCTTTGAAGACGAAGAAGCACTGAGCCTTGGCGTGTTCAACACGTTTACTCAAGACAACCTGCGCTATTCGCAGAATGCGCCTCTGAACATGTATGACGAGGTAAACACCCGCTGCAACCTGCCTGCGCAGATTGACATCGAGGCAACAGAGGGCGCTGAATACAAATTTGTAATGGTTGCCAAGGGTGGCGGTTCGGCCAACAAGACCTACTTCTACCCCATGACCAAAGCTACCATTCAGAACGAAGGCACACTGATTCCTTTCTTGGTAGAGAAGATGAAATCACTGGGTACGGCTGCATGTCCTCCTTATCACATTGCTTTTGTGATTGGTGGTACATCGGCAGAAAAGAATCTGCTGACGGTGAAGCTGGCCTCTATCAAGTACTACGACTCCCTGCCCACGACAGGCGACGAGACAGGTCGCGCATTCCGCGACGTGGACTTGGAGAAGAAGTTGCTGGAAGAAGCCCACAAGATTGGACTGGGTGCACAGTTTGGCGGTAAGTATCTGGCTCACGACATCCGTGTGGTTCGCTTGCCTCGTCACGGTGCCAGCTGTCCTATCGGCATGGGCGTCTCTTGCTCTGCCGACCGCAACATCAAGGCAAAGATTAACAAAGACGGCATCTGGCTGGAGAAGATGGACTCTAATCCCTGCGAATTGATTCCTGCTGAATATGCAAAACCTGGCGAGGGCGCCAAGGGTATCGAGATCAATTTGAACGAAGGCATCGATGCCGTACGCAAGGAACTGTCTAAGTATCCTGTTTCTACACGAGTAAACCTGAAGGGTACGATTATTGTTGCTCGCGACATTGCCCACGCCAAGTTGAAGGCTCGTCTGGACGCTGGCGAAGGAATGCCCGAATACTTCAAGAAGTATCCAGTACTCTACGCCGGTCCTGCCAAGACGCCAGAGGGTTATCCCTGCGGTTCGATGGGGCCCACCACAGCCAACCGCATGGATCCATACGTTGACGAGTTCCAAGCCAACGGTGCTTCATTGGTAATGATTGCCAAGGGCAACCGCTCGCAAGTTGTTACCGATGCCTGCAAGAAACACGGTGGTTTCTATCTGGGTACTATTGGTGGCGTAGCTGCAGTCCTCTCGCAGAGCTCTATCAAGAGCATTGAATGCGTAGAGTATCCAGAACTGGGTATGGAGGCTATCTGGAAGATTGACGTAGAAGACTTCCCTGCATTCATCCTCGTAGATGACAAGGGCAACGACTTCTTCCAGACGCTGAAGCCCTGGACACCTTGTCAGAAATAA
- a CDS encoding DUF6850 family outer membrane beta-barrel protein yields the protein MNRISILSLLALFSMYLQAQESNYRYADATQTWRLTNNAAALGLDSTENRGYALFNAEHLSGDYKRVQEGMPTNQLRFQTERYQTIGKYLHGYGRFDFDYGREKDRTWCDVMRPYDANPYFAGSAIKGKYDFQDFDFTAAVGTVNLNNWQYGLRLDYKVGDLSRLRDPRSRSQLLDYKLSPAVIRTMGRHVFGLSASYQRRKEKITGVTTVQQDPTLKYYLMTGMEHADGTTGGYSSFAREWVDHTFAAEVSYGYRHADGHSVVAASIARDNEYVYGQYKYEPGRFTEFTYALDAHHRSKEGRLLHQLDLHVSYRQAYADEYRQKLQQEKDAKTGFTSFYYTNLITFKKRYQVNCFEANMRYRAHLTSQKDEKAYFGASISINDNENKYLLPTSRLSHGGTLLLTEGGTAIGKRLWIDAEAGGFLSQEAALSLSDMNTDYAQQVLLPDMRYYKANYWTGKVALSYQFPLSMKGQRSWWFVRAYGTYIRANGQMDSRCIGLSIGLYN from the coding sequence ATGAATAGAATATCCATACTATCACTACTGGCACTGTTCTCCATGTATTTGCAAGCACAGGAGAGCAACTATCGCTATGCCGATGCCACACAGACATGGCGTCTGACCAACAATGCTGCAGCACTGGGACTGGACTCTACCGAGAACCGTGGCTATGCACTTTTCAACGCAGAACACTTGAGTGGAGACTATAAACGCGTACAAGAGGGCATGCCGACAAACCAGTTGCGGTTTCAGACCGAGCGCTATCAGACAATTGGGAAATACCTGCACGGATACGGTCGGTTTGACTTCGACTATGGCAGAGAGAAAGACAGGACATGGTGTGACGTCATGCGCCCCTATGATGCAAACCCCTACTTTGCCGGAAGCGCCATCAAGGGCAAATACGACTTTCAGGATTTCGACTTCACCGCAGCCGTAGGAACGGTGAACCTGAACAACTGGCAATATGGTCTTAGATTAGACTACAAGGTGGGCGACCTGAGCCGACTGCGCGATCCGCGTTCGCGTTCGCAACTGTTGGACTATAAATTGTCGCCAGCCGTGATTCGCACGATGGGGAGACACGTCTTTGGTCTCAGTGCCAGCTATCAGCGACGCAAGGAGAAAATCACAGGTGTGACCACCGTTCAGCAAGACCCTACTCTGAAATACTATCTGATGACAGGCATGGAACATGCCGATGGAACCACAGGCGGATACAGCAGTTTCGCACGTGAATGGGTGGATCACACCTTTGCAGCAGAGGTTAGCTATGGCTATCGACATGCGGATGGACATTCCGTTGTTGCTGCAAGCATAGCGAGAGACAACGAGTATGTGTATGGTCAATATAAGTATGAACCGGGACGCTTCACCGAATTCACCTATGCACTTGATGCACACCACCGCAGCAAGGAGGGCCGTCTGCTTCATCAGCTGGATCTTCATGTGAGCTATCGCCAAGCCTATGCCGACGAATACCGGCAGAAGCTGCAACAGGAAAAGGATGCAAAGACGGGGTTCACCTCTTTTTATTATACGAACCTGATAACCTTCAAGAAGCGTTACCAGGTGAATTGTTTCGAGGCAAACATGCGCTACAGAGCGCATCTGACCAGTCAAAAAGATGAGAAAGCCTACTTCGGAGCCTCTATTTCCATCAACGACAACGAGAACAAGTACCTGTTGCCCACATCAAGACTGTCACACGGAGGCACGTTGCTACTGACAGAAGGTGGCACCGCCATCGGCAAAAGGCTTTGGATAGATGCCGAAGCCGGCGGTTTCCTGTCACAAGAAGCTGCACTTAGCCTGAGTGATATGAACACAGACTATGCCCAACAGGTGCTGTTGCCCGACATGAGATACTACAAAGCCAACTACTGGACTGGCAAAGTGGCGCTGAGCTACCAGTTCCCACTGAGCATGAAAGGACAGAGATCCTGGTGGTTTGTGCGTGCTTACGGCACCTATATCAGAGCCAACGGCCAGATGGATAGTCGTTGCATCGGACTGAGCATCGGACTCTATAATTAA
- a CDS encoding DUF4876 domain-containing protein: MKKNILVLLSASLLVACVDYQDVSHAIDAQIQLQMPAEFTQGSDYEGHDIVMTIGDKTLTAKTDANGIATFKELIPDIYGISTSWSVGREEYAQLTGQVLTANGCTVSGSLNEQLITEAQQGTPILLPTFLAIKRDIVIGKIASAGSKDQNNRNYMAGKYLELYNQADETVDASGLYIGLLDSTNPQPFTLDNLHELYNDAYVVVKQVFQIPTDKPCLVAPGGTILITNSATDHSDINATEHDLSGADFESKDATGKTINNPATPALLTAFSSTNANATMNLVQGGPCGVIIFRTDDNLADWKRDYAYGKTSGMMYLMVPRELVLDGVDYLKNKPTGVDVSSKRLYTDIDAGYTNINAANGYTGEVVYRRTERTATDGHKILMDTNNSLNDFKVSTTIAPREYDE; encoded by the coding sequence ATGAAGAAGAATATTTTGGTCCTCTTATCAGCATCACTCCTCGTGGCTTGCGTTGACTACCAAGACGTGAGTCATGCCATTGACGCACAGATACAACTGCAAATGCCAGCAGAATTCACACAGGGCAGCGACTATGAAGGTCACGACATCGTGATGACTATAGGCGACAAGACCCTGACTGCCAAGACCGATGCCAACGGCATTGCCACATTCAAGGAGCTAATACCTGACATCTACGGGATATCGACCTCATGGTCTGTAGGCAGAGAAGAATATGCACAGCTCACAGGACAGGTGCTCACCGCCAATGGTTGCACCGTGTCAGGAAGTCTGAACGAACAACTCATCACAGAAGCGCAACAGGGAACACCTATTCTGTTGCCCACATTCTTGGCTATCAAACGCGACATTGTCATCGGCAAAATAGCATCGGCGGGATCGAAAGACCAGAACAACCGTAACTATATGGCTGGCAAATATCTGGAGCTTTACAACCAAGCCGACGAGACGGTAGATGCGAGCGGCCTCTATATTGGTCTGCTTGACTCAACAAACCCTCAGCCCTTTACGCTCGACAATCTGCATGAATTATACAACGATGCCTACGTCGTGGTGAAGCAGGTGTTCCAGATTCCGACCGACAAGCCCTGTCTGGTAGCGCCTGGAGGAACTATTCTGATTACGAATAGTGCCACAGACCATAGCGACATCAATGCGACAGAGCACGACTTGAGCGGCGCTGACTTCGAGTCGAAGGATGCAACAGGCAAGACTATCAACAACCCCGCAACGCCTGCTCTGCTGACTGCGTTCTCATCGACCAATGCCAATGCAACCATGAATCTGGTGCAGGGCGGTCCCTGCGGTGTGATTATCTTCAGGACCGACGACAATCTGGCAGACTGGAAACGCGACTATGCCTACGGCAAAACATCGGGTATGATGTACCTGATGGTGCCACGCGAACTGGTGCTTGACGGTGTGGACTATCTGAAAAACAAGCCCACAGGAGTGGACGTCAGTTCCAAACGCCTCTATACCGACATTGACGCCGGCTATACGAACATCAATGCCGCCAACGGTTACACCGGAGAAGTGGTCTATCGCCGTACGGAAAGGACCGCGACAGACGGGCATAAGATTCTGATGGACACCAACAACAGTCTGAACGACTTCAAAGTTTCAACCACAATAGCCCCTCGCGAATACGATGAATAG